A single genomic interval of Saccharomyces eubayanus strain FM1318 chromosome IV, whole genome shotgun sequence harbors:
- the NAT1 gene encoding peptide alpha-N-acetyltransferase complex A subunit NAT1, producing MSRKRGSKAKPIAKANLKKENDQFLEALKLYEGKQYKKSIKLLDAILKKDGNHVDSLALKGLDLFAIGEKDDATSYVANAIRKIEGTSASPICCHVLGIYMRNTKEYTESIKWFTAALNNGSTNKQIYRDLATLQSQIGDFKNALISRKKYWESFLGYRANWTSLAVAQDINGERQQAINTLSQFEKLAEGKISDSEKYEHNECLIYKNDVMYKAAGDIQDKLQNVLKHLNDIEPYVFDKFGLLERKASIYMKLGQLKDASIVYRTLIKRNPDNFKYYKLLEVSLGIQGNDRVKKALYAKLEQFYPRCEPPKFIPLTFIQDEEELSKKLREYVLPQLKRGVPATFSNVKSLYQRRTSKVSPLLESIVLEYLSGIDGKQDPIPFIWTNYYLSQHYLFLNDFPKAQEYIDAALDHTPTLVEFYILKARILKHLGLMDTAADILEEGRQLDLQDRFINCKTVKYFLRANNIDKAVEIASLFTKNDDSINGIKDLHLVEASWFIMEQAEAYYRLYLESKKTLDDLTSSKNEVESDESEETANVIKDNQWLVHKYKGLALKRFQAIPKFYKQFEDDQLDFHSYCMRKGTPRAYLEMLEWGKELYTKPMYVRAMKGAAKLYFQMYDDHLKRKADVIDDDSEGSGNNGASSNSSQKKKAKKEAAAMNKRKEAEAKSVAAYPTDQDDDVFGEKLIETATPMEDFADTFYDDYSKQARDDERDFVLDFEFNYKVGKLALCFASLNKFAKRFGSTNGLFGSMAIVLLHATKDNTRFDAILKKVVTKSFEKDYSEVLPLNESSNDSFDWLKFYQETFNGNDIRGLLFLYRYREEVALEEPRLKEAIINNLSLLEPHAQNEVLQYQL from the coding sequence ATGTCTAGGAAAAGAGGTAGTAAGGCCAAGCCAATAGCTAAAgcaaacttgaaaaaggaaaatgatcAATTCCTCGAGGCCTTGAAGCTATACGAAGGAAAGCAATACAAGAAATCAATTAAGCTGCTCGACgcaatcttgaaaaaagatggtAACCACGTTGATTCCTTGGCACTAAAGGGTCTAGATCTATTTGCTATAGGTGAAAAAGACGATGCTACTTCTTATGTGGCTAATGCCATTAGAAAAATCGAAGGCACTTCAGCATCGCCAATCTGCTGCCATGTATTAGGGATTTACATGAGAAATACCAAGGAGTACACGGAATCCATCAAATGGTTTACAGCGGCTTTGAATAACGGTTCCACTAACAAGCAAATCTATAGAGATTTGGCAACATTGCAATCACAAATTGGTGATTTCAAGAATGCCTTGATTTCCAGGAAAAAATACTGGGAATCATTCCTCGGATACCGTGCCAATTGGACATCGTTGGCTGTCGCACAAGACATTAATGGCGAAAGGCAACAAGCCATCAACACGCTAtctcaatttgaaaaactcgCTGAAGGAAAAATATCTGATTCCGAGAAATATGAGCATAACGAGTGCTTGATCTACAAAAATGATGTGATGTATAAAGCTGCTGGCGACATTCAAGATAAGTTGCAAAATGTTTTAAAGCATTTAAACGACATCGAACCATATGTCTTTGACAAGTTTGGTTTATTAGAGAGAAAAGCTTCTATTTATATGAAACTAGGCCAATTAAAGGATGCCTCGATTGTTTATAGAACTCTCATTAAAAGGAATCCGGATAACTTTAAGTACTATAAATTGCTAGAGGTATCGTTGGGAATCCAAGGTAACGATAGAGTTAAAAAGGCTTTGTACGCTAAACTTGAACAGTTTTACCCAAGATGCGAACCACCTAAGTTTATTCCATTGACTTTCAttcaagatgaagaagaactttccaaaaaacTGAGAGAATATGTTTTGCCCCAATTAAAACGCGGTGTTCCAGCAACCTTCTCTAACGTGAAATCTCTCtatcaaagaagaacttCCAAGGTCTCTCCACTTTTGGAAAGCATTGTTCTTGAATACTTGTCTGGAATTGATGGTAAACAAGACCCGATTCCATTCATCTGGACCAATTATTATCTGTCTCAACAttatttgttcttgaatGATTTTCCCAAAGCCCAAGAATATATCGATGCTGCTTTAGACCATACCCCTACTCTAGTTGAGTTTTACATCCTTAAGGCGCGCATCTTAAAGCACTTAGGATTAATGGATACAGCTGCAgatattttggaagaaggTAGACAACTAGACTTACAAGATAGGTTTATCAATTGTAAGACCGTTAAATATTTCCTTAGGGCAAACAACATCGATAAGGCTGTCGAAATTGCATCTTTGTTCACCAAGAATGACGATTCTATTAATGGTATCAAAGACTTACATCTCGTAGAAGCTTCTTGGTTTATCATGGAGCAGGCTGAGGCTTATTATAGATTATACCTGGAAAGTAAGAAAACATTAGATGATTTAACGTCATCCAAGAATGAGGTAGAAAGCGATGAAAGCGAAGAAACCGCAAACGTTATTAAGGATAATCAATGGCTTGTTCACAAATATAAAGGCTTGGCGCTAAAAAGATTCCAGGCTATTCCTAAATTTTATAAACAGTTTGAAGATGATCAATTAGATTTCCATTCATATTGTATGAGGAAAGGTACGCCAAGAGCTTATCTAGAAATGCTAGAATGGGGGAAGGAGCTTTATACGAAGCCCATGTATGTTCGTGCCATGAAGGGAGCAGCAAAGCTTTACTTCCAAATGTATGATGATCatctgaaaagaaaagcagaTGTTATTGACGACGATTCTGAAGGTAGTGGAAATAACGGGGCCAGTAGTAACAGTagtcaaaaaaagaaggctAAAAAAGAAGCTGCTGCCATGAACAAGCGGAAAGAAGCTGAAGCAAAGAGCGTTGCAGCTTACCCAACTGATCAAGATGACGATGTGTTCGGGGAAAAACTGATAGAAACTGCCACCCCAATGGAAGACTTCGCGGACACCTTTTACGATGACTACTCTAAACAAGCCAGAGACGATGAAAGAGATTTCGTTTTGGATTTTGAGTTCAACTATAAAGTTGGAAAGTTGGCGTTATGTTTCGCTTCTCTGAACAAATTTGCTAAAAGATTCGGCTCCACAAATGGATTGTTTGGTAGTATGGCTATTGTTTTGTTACATGCTACAAAGGATAACACCCGTTTTGATGcgatcttgaaaaaagtagttacgaaaagttttgaaaaagactACTCTGAAGTGTTACCATTGAACGAGAGCTCTAACGACAGCTTTGATTGGTTGAAGTTTTACCAAGAAACATTCAATGGAAATGATATAAGAGGCCTACTATTCCTGTACCGTTATCGTGAAGAAGTCGCTTTGGAAGAACCTCGTTTAAAAGAAGCGATAATTAATaatctttctcttttggaACCTCACGCTCAAAACGAGGTTCTACAATACCAACTATAA